Proteins co-encoded in one Deltaproteobacteria bacterium genomic window:
- a CDS encoding zinc-binding protein, producing MTDSTVCGCACSAALKLIFSCSGGADVGELSDRAARKLTCDGKGKMFCLAGIGGRVSGIVKSTEAASAILAIDGCPLDCARKCLEEAGFTGFLHLNLSQIGFVKGQSPIDDENVAKAAQAGAALLESACAVK from the coding sequence ATGACCGATTCCACAGTCTGCGGATGCGCCTGCAGTGCCGCGCTCAAATTGATCTTTTCCTGTTCCGGCGGAGCCGATGTCGGCGAACTGTCCGACCGGGCCGCCCGAAAACTGACCTGCGACGGTAAAGGCAAGATGTTCTGTCTGGCCGGCATAGGGGGCCGGGTCAGTGGCATCGTCAAGTCCACCGAGGCCGCCTCGGCCATCCTGGCCATCGACGGCTGCCCCCTGGACTGCGCCCGCAAATGTCTTGAAGAAGCCGGATTCACCGGTTTCCTGCACCTCAACCTGTCCCAGATCGGTTTCGTCAAGGGCCAGAGTCCCATCGACGATGAAAATGTGGCCAAGGCTGCCCAGGCCGGGGCGGCCCTTTTAGAATCCGCTTGTGCGGTGAAATAA
- a CDS encoding thioredoxin family protein, which translates to MKFIQVLGPGCPKCAKTEQIVRQAVAQSGVEAHVEKVSDLNMIAALGVFVTPGVLVDGQVKVSGRVPKAEEVVQWLQ; encoded by the coding sequence ATGAAATTCATCCAAGTGCTGGGGCCGGGATGCCCCAAATGCGCCAAAACCGAACAGATTGTCAGACAGGCCGTGGCCCAGTCAGGAGTCGAGGCCCATGTGGAAAAAGTCTCGGACCTGAACATGATCGCCGCCCTGGGGGTCTTCGTCACCCCGGGCGTGCTCGTTGACGGCCAGGTCAAGGTCTCCGGCCGGGTGCCCAAGGCCGAGGAGGTCGTCCAATGGTTGCAGTAA
- a CDS encoding thioredoxin — translation MSRAETPGREALISGDPQTVPIPGMVTMVDIGAKACIPCKMMIPVIENSSMKYEGRAAIVFIDVWKHPGETPKYGVRAIPTQIFYDKDGKEFKRHEGYLDQASLDKIMAELGVN, via the coding sequence ATGTCCAGGGCCGAAACCCCAGGCCGCGAGGCCCTCATCTCCGGAGACCCCCAGACCGTGCCCATTCCCGGCATGGTCACCATGGTCGACATCGGGGCCAAGGCCTGCATTCCCTGCAAGATGATGATCCCGGTCATCGAGAACTCGTCCATGAAGTACGAGGGACGGGCGGCCATTGTCTTCATCGACGTCTGGAAGCATCCCGGCGAAACGCCGAAATACGGAGTCCGGGCCATCCCGACCCAGATCTTCTACGACAAGGATGGCAAGGAGTTCAAACGCCACGAAGGCTATCTCGATCAAGCCTCACTAGACAAAATCATGGCCGAACTGGGCGTGAACTAG
- a CDS encoding cytochrome C biosynthesis protein, with translation MDQFFILVNQWLTGGTALALAGAFLWGLISIMFSPCHLASIPLIVGYVAGQDKVLEGRMGTYYAVAFTVGLFLTIAAIGAVCAVLGRMLGDVGPYWTIAVGLILIWVALDMLGVAVCSMSGGLMSKIKVRGLVGAFVLGLAYGILSGSCSFGFIAPILAVITIQGEVAFGILLIVVFAVGHCLPIAVAGSSTALVKRLLSNSSWQRGNLIFRRFAGVAIGCMGLYFIVSPFLPAA, from the coding sequence ATGGATCAATTCTTCATCCTCGTGAACCAATGGCTCACCGGAGGAACGGCCCTGGCTCTGGCCGGGGCCTTCCTCTGGGGGCTTATCAGCATCATGTTCAGCCCCTGCCATCTGGCCTCCATCCCGCTCATCGTCGGTTACGTGGCCGGACAGGACAAGGTCCTCGAAGGTCGCATGGGGACCTACTATGCCGTGGCCTTCACTGTGGGGCTCTTTCTGACCATCGCCGCCATCGGGGCCGTCTGCGCCGTACTCGGCCGCATGCTGGGCGATGTCGGCCCCTACTGGACCATCGCCGTGGGCCTCATTCTCATCTGGGTGGCCCTGGACATGCTCGGCGTGGCCGTCTGCTCCATGTCCGGCGGGCTCATGTCCAAGATCAAGGTCCGGGGCCTGGTCGGGGCCTTTGTCCTCGGCCTGGCCTACGGCATCCTGTCCGGGTCGTGCTCGTTCGGCTTCATCGCCCCCATTTTGGCGGTCATCACCATCCAGGGCGAGGTGGCCTTCGGCATCCTGCTCATCGTCGTCTTTGCCGTCGGGCATTGCCTGCCCATCGCCGTGGCCGGCAGCTCAACGGCCCTGGTCAAGAGGCTCCTGTCCAACTCGTCCTGGCAGCGCGGCAACCTGATCTTCCGACGTTTTGCCGGCGTGGCCATCGGCTGCATGGGCCTCTATTTCATCGTCAGCCCATTTCTGCCCGCCGCTTAG